One window of Strix aluco isolate bStrAlu1 chromosome 24, bStrAlu1.hap1, whole genome shotgun sequence genomic DNA carries:
- the IKZF3 gene encoding zinc finger protein Aiolos isoform X5 — protein sequence MDLSNSQEQPMATEGQEVLTDCNLNKSQEMESMDNAEDMKEHNQSNEEAGDDVVKVKGEYSEREESALNSEPMENPEESEMPYTYPREYNEYESIKLERHSGSYDNVRPASGKMNCDICGLACISLNVLMVHKRSHTGERPFQCNQCGASFTQKGNLLRHIKLHTGEKPFKCHLCSYACQRRDALTGHLRTHSVEKPYKCEFCGRSYKQRSSLEEHKERCRTYLQNAGVCEAASVEARHIKAEMGSERALVLDRLASNVAKRKSSMPQKFIGEKRHSFDVNYNSGFMYEKESELMQGRMMDQAINNAITYLGAEALRPLVQTPPAPTSEMVPVISSLYPIALTRADVPNGTAQDAEKSHAHLRDKSLSSDRGLSPNNSGQDSTDTDSNHEERQNPTFHQSQMIPAQARNGLPSLKDFPRPYDIIKPPAICPRDAFKVINKEGEAIGVYRCDHCRVLFLDYVMFTIHMGCHGFRDPFECNVCGYRSHDRYEFSSHIARGEHRVVLK from the exons ATGATGTGGTTAAAGTGAAAGGTGAATACAGTGAAAGAGAGGAGAGTGCTTTAAATTCAGAGCCTATGGAAAACCCAGAAGAATCTGAAATGCCTTACACCTATCCCAGAGAATATAATGAATATGAAAGCATTAAACTGGAAAGACATTCTGGTTCATATGACAACGTCAGGCCAGCTAGTGGAAAAATGAATTGTGATATCTGTGGATTAGCCTGCATTAGCCTCAATGTCTTGATGGTTCATAAGCGTAGCCACACTG GTGAACGGCCATTCCAGTGTAATCAGTGCGGAGCTTCCTTTACTCAGAAGGGTAACCTCCTCCGCCACATTAAACTACATACAGGGGAAAAACCTTTTAAATGTCATCTTTGCAGTTATGCCTGCCAGAGGAGGGATGCGCTAACAGGTCACTTAAGGACCCATTCTG TGGAGAAGCCATACAAATGTGAGTTTTGTGGAAGGAGCTACAAGCAAAGGAGCTCGTTAGAGGAGCACAAGGAGCGGTGCCGTACTTACCTGCAGAATGCTGGCGTGTGCGAGGCTG CAAGCGTGGAGGCAAGGCACATCAAGGCAGAGATGGGGAGTGAAAGAGCCCTTGTGCTGGACAGGCTAGCAAGCAACGTGGCAAAGCGAAAAAGCTCAATGCCTCAGAAATTTATTG GTGAGAAACGACATAGTTTTGATGTTAATTATAATTCCGGTTTCATGTACGAAAAGGAAAGCGAGCTAATGCAGGGACGCATGATGGACCAGGCCATCAACAACGCCATCACCTACCTCGGGGCTGAAGCCCTGCGCCCTCTCGTGCAGACGCCGCCAGCCCCCACCTCCGAGATGGTCCCCGTCATCAGCAGCCTGTACCCCATAGCCCTGACCCGCGCCGACGTGCCCAACGGCACCGCGCAGGACGCCGAGAAGAGCCATGCCCACCTCAGGGACAAAAGCCTCTCCTCCGACAGAGGCCTTTCCCCAAACAACAGCGGCCAAGACTCCACAGACACTGACAGCAACCACGAGGAGCGGCAGAATCCCACCTTCCACCAGAGCCAGATGATCCCCGCTCAGGCCCGCAACGGCCTCCCGTCCCTGAAGGATTTCCCAAGGCCGTACGACATCATCAAGCCACCCGCCATATGCCCACGCGATGCCTTTAAGGTCATCAACAAGGAAGGGGAAGCCATCGGGGTCTATCGCTGCGACCACTGCCGCGTCCTCTTTTTGGATTACGTGATGTTCACCATCCACATGGGCTGCCACGGGTTCCGCGATCCCTTCGAGTGCAACGTCTGCGGGTACAGAAGCCACGACCGATACGAATTTTCCTCGCACATAGCACGAGGAGAGCACAGAGTAGTGCTCAAATAA
- the LOC141934255 gene encoding retinol dehydrogenase 8-like, with amino-acid sequence MSPKTVLITGCSSGIGLALAVRLAKDKQRRFRVIATMRNVSRSGALAAAAGPALGQTLEIKQLDVCDEGSIRTCLDSIPGRHVDILVSNAGVGMAGPLECQSLAAMQSLMDTNFFGLVRLVKEVLPDMKRRRGGHIVVISSIMGLQGIVFNDIYAASKFAVEGFCESLVVQALRFNVAISLVEPGPVTTEFEVKLYEEAERADYSRTDPETADIFTNLYLRNSKDVFTSLGQSPEDIAEHTLRVIEAARPPFRHQTNAAYTPMAALKHADPSGALMTDAFYKLVFKYDAVLRLSLRAIRLLRWKAQKVKEGARLLGFK; translated from the exons ATGTCTCCCAAGACGGTGCTGATCACCGGCTGCTCCTCCGGCATCgggctggcactggctgtccGGCTGGCAAAGGACAAGCAGCGCCGCTTCCGAG TCATCGCCACCATGAGGAACGTGAGCAGGAGCggggcgctggcggcggcggcggggccggcgctgggcCAGACACTGGAGATCAAGCAGCTGGATGTGTGCGACGAGGGCTCCATCCGCACCTGCCTCGACAGCATCCCTGGGCGCCACGTCGACATCCTGG TCAGCAACGCCGGGGTGGGGATGGCGGGTCCCCTGGAGTGCCAGAGCCTGGCGGCCATGCAGAGCCTCATGGACACCAACTTCTTCGGCCTCGTCCGCCTGGTCAAGGAGGTGCTGCCCGACATGAAACGGCGCCGCGGGGGCCACATCGTGGTCATCAGCAGCATCATGGGCCTGCAGG GCATCGTCTTCAACGACATCTACGCGGCCTCCAAGTTCGCGGTGGAGGGTTTTTGCGAGAGCCTGGTGGTGCAGGCGCTGCGCTTCAACGTGGC GATCAGCCTGGTGGAGCCGGGGCCGGTGACGACGGAGTTCGAGGTGAAGCTGTATGAGGAAGCCGAACGCGCCGACTACTCACGGACAGACCCCGAGACGGCCGACATCTTCACCAACCTCTACCTGAGGAACTCCAAGGACGTCTTCACCAGCCTGGGCCAGAGCCCCGAGGACATCGCGGAG CACACGCTGCGGGTGATCGAGGCGGCCCGGCCGCCCTTCCGGCACCAGACCAACGCGGCGTACACGCCGATGGCCGCGCTGAAACACGCCGACCCCAGCGGCGCCCTCATGACCGACGCGTTCTACAAGCTGGTGTTCAAGTACGACGCGGTGCTGCGGCTCAGCCTCCGCGCCATCCGCCTGCTCCGCTGGAAGGCCCAGAAGGTGAAGGAGGGCGCCCGGCTGCTGGGCTTCAAGTAG
- the IKZF3 gene encoding zinc finger protein Aiolos isoform X8, producing the protein MENPEESEMPYTYPREYNEYESIKLERHSGSYDNVRPASGKMNCDICGLACISLNVLMVHKRSHTGERPFQCNQCGASFTQKGNLLRHIKLHTGEKPFKCHLCSYACQRRDALTGHLRTHSVEKPYKCEFCGRSYKQRSSLEEHKERCRTYLQNAGVCEAASVEARHIKAEMGSERALVLDRLASNVAKRKSSMPQKFIGEKRHSFDVNYNSGFMYEKESELMQGRMMDQAINNAITYLGAEALRPLVQTPPAPTSEMVPVISSLYPIALTRADVPNGTAQDAEKSHAHLRDKSLSSDRGLSPNNSGQDSTDTDSNHEERQNPTFHQSQMIPAQARNGLPSLKDFPRPYDIIKPPAICPRDAFKVINKEGEAIGVYRCDHCRVLFLDYVMFTIHMGCHGFRDPFECNVCGYRSHDRYEFSSHIARGEHRVVLK; encoded by the exons ATGGAAAACCCAGAAGAATCTGAAATGCCTTACACCTATCCCAGAGAATATAATGAATATGAAAGCATTAAACTGGAAAGACATTCTGGTTCATATGACAACGTCAGGCCAGCTAGTGGAAAAATGAATTGTGATATCTGTGGATTAGCCTGCATTAGCCTCAATGTCTTGATGGTTCATAAGCGTAGCCACACTG GTGAACGGCCATTCCAGTGTAATCAGTGCGGAGCTTCCTTTACTCAGAAGGGTAACCTCCTCCGCCACATTAAACTACATACAGGGGAAAAACCTTTTAAATGTCATCTTTGCAGTTATGCCTGCCAGAGGAGGGATGCGCTAACAGGTCACTTAAGGACCCATTCTG TGGAGAAGCCATACAAATGTGAGTTTTGTGGAAGGAGCTACAAGCAAAGGAGCTCGTTAGAGGAGCACAAGGAGCGGTGCCGTACTTACCTGCAGAATGCTGGCGTGTGCGAGGCTG CAAGCGTGGAGGCAAGGCACATCAAGGCAGAGATGGGGAGTGAAAGAGCCCTTGTGCTGGACAGGCTAGCAAGCAACGTGGCAAAGCGAAAAAGCTCAATGCCTCAGAAATTTATTG GTGAGAAACGACATAGTTTTGATGTTAATTATAATTCCGGTTTCATGTACGAAAAGGAAAGCGAGCTAATGCAGGGACGCATGATGGACCAGGCCATCAACAACGCCATCACCTACCTCGGGGCTGAAGCCCTGCGCCCTCTCGTGCAGACGCCGCCAGCCCCCACCTCCGAGATGGTCCCCGTCATCAGCAGCCTGTACCCCATAGCCCTGACCCGCGCCGACGTGCCCAACGGCACCGCGCAGGACGCCGAGAAGAGCCATGCCCACCTCAGGGACAAAAGCCTCTCCTCCGACAGAGGCCTTTCCCCAAACAACAGCGGCCAAGACTCCACAGACACTGACAGCAACCACGAGGAGCGGCAGAATCCCACCTTCCACCAGAGCCAGATGATCCCCGCTCAGGCCCGCAACGGCCTCCCGTCCCTGAAGGATTTCCCAAGGCCGTACGACATCATCAAGCCACCCGCCATATGCCCACGCGATGCCTTTAAGGTCATCAACAAGGAAGGGGAAGCCATCGGGGTCTATCGCTGCGACCACTGCCGCGTCCTCTTTTTGGATTACGTGATGTTCACCATCCACATGGGCTGCCACGGGTTCCGCGATCCCTTCGAGTGCAACGTCTGCGGGTACAGAAGCCACGACCGATACGAATTTTCCTCGCACATAGCACGAGGAGAGCACAGAGTAGTGCTCAAATAA